The nucleotide sequence TGAGTGCAACCGATCCGTGGTGTGAGCGCAGACTCGATACGGGACCCTCCCCGATGTAAGCAGCGTTCGCGACGTCGTACACGATTTTTAGTGCATCATCGTTGACCGTGCCGACGATATCTGCCAGCTCCCCAATCGTGGGAGCAAAGCAGTAGGGAGTGTTCTCGAAGAGAAGTCGCTTTCCCGCCCGCTTGGCCAGCGGGATCAGCCCTTCCAGGCTTTCGTACATCCACCCGTAGACACTCTCGAGCGAGGGGGAGATCATAGGACGCCGCGTGCCGGGTGAGATGACAACTTCCGGGACATCCCAAGCCACCGCAAGATCGATCACCGAGGCGATGTGCTCGATGCTCTTCCGGCGCATGCTGGCCCCAGGACTGGCCAGATTGATGTCGTATCCGCCGGCATTCAGGGATCGGATCTTGGCGCCGTTCTCGTTGAGCGTGGCCCGGATTTCCGAACGCTCGGAACTGGAGATCTCTTCCGGCCAGCAATGTGGAGAGCTGATGGGCACCTCGAAGGTGTTGTACCCATTCTGGGTCAGCTCGGATATCGCGTCGATCGCCGTTGCCAACCAAAGATACGAAAAGGTGTTGATTATCATAGAACTTCCGTTCAACTTTGAGATGTCCCCGTCGCGCGCTCGGGAGCAGGGGCGGCTACGACCGGGGCTCCTTGTGCTGTTCAGGGGCTGAACTGGCAGCAGTGGACG is from Streptomyces hygroscopicus and encodes:
- a CDS encoding xylose isomerase; its protein translation is MIINTFSYLWLATAIDAISELTQNGYNTFEVPISSPHCWPEEISSSERSEIRATLNENGAKIRSLNAGGYDINLASPGASMRRKSIEHIASVIDLAVAWDVPEVVISPGTRRPMISPSLESVYGWMYESLEGLIPLAKRAGKRLLFENTPYCFAPTIGELADIVGTVNDDALKIVYDVANAAYIGEGPVSSLRSHHGSVALMHISDTGTETWGHDPIGTGVIDWNGLGKAVQETIGVDNVVLEVIREENTLEVFAKAMGDLSEEGWNLG